A section of the Malania oleifera isolate guangnan ecotype guangnan chromosome 2, ASM2987363v1, whole genome shotgun sequence genome encodes:
- the LOC131149874 gene encoding glucan endo-1,3-beta-glucosidase 12 isoform X2 → MERSTFSCFFLLLIFAFAATFADAGSIGVNYGRIANNLPSAVKVVKLLKSQGLERVKVYDTDPSVLKALSGSGIKVVVDLPNQLLYSTARRQSFANAWVQKNVAAFYPSTQIEAIAVGNEVFADPNNTTGFLMPAMRNIHSALVKQNLHSTIKVSSPIALSALQNSYPSSAGSFRPELIEPVFRPMLDFLRQTGSYLMVNAYPFFAYESNSDVISLDYALFRANPGVVDPGNGFRYFNLLDAQLDAVFAAMSALKYNDVNLVVTETGWPSKGDSNEIGASVENAAAYNGNLVRRVISGGGTPRRPKAELTVYLFALFNENQKNGPTSERNYGLFYPSEEKVYDIPFTAEGLKHYRDIRSPSGGRQRGSTPVSGGNGGQVSTSSSGQTWCVAQAEAGKERLQAALDFACGEGGADCVGIQPGAPCYYPNTLEAHASYAFNSYYQKKQRAGGSCYFGGTANVVSQPPKFGKCALPTGY, encoded by the exons ATGGAGCGTTCCACATTCTCGTGCTTCTTCCTCCTCTTAATCTTCGCATTTGCAG ctacaTTTGCAGATGCGGGGTCTATTGGGGTGAACTACGGCCGGATCGCCAACAATCTGCCATCGGCGGTGAAGGTGGTGAAGCTGCTCAAGTCTCAGGGTCTGGAACGAGTCAAAGTCTACGACACCGACCCGTCCGTACTCAAGGCATTATCCGGATCCGGCATCAAAGTGGTGGTGGATCTACCCAACCAGCTTCTCTACTCCACTGCCAGGCGCCAGTCCTTCGCCAACGCCTGGGTCCAAAAGAACGTCGCCGCCTTCTACCCGTCGACCCAGATCGAGGCCATCGCCGTCGGCAACGAAGTGTTCGCGGACCCGAATAACACGACCGGGTTCCTCATGCCCGCCATGCGAAACATCCACTCTGCACTGGTCAAACAAAACCTTCACTCCACCATCAAAGTTTCCTCTCCCATTGCCTTGAGCGCCCTCCAGAACTCATACCCGTCTTCCGCCGGGTCGTTTCGACCCGAACTGATTGAACCCGTTTTCAGACCCATGCTGGACTTCCTCCGCCAAACCGGGTCGTATCTCATGGTCAACGCGTATCCGTTCTTCGCCTACGAATCCAACTCCGACGTCATCTCTCTGGACTACGCCCTGTTCCGGGCAAACCCCGGCGTAGTTGATCCAGGCAACGGGTTCCGGTACTTCAACCTCCTAGATGCCCAACTCGACGCCGTTTTCGCGGCCATGTCTGCTCTGAAGTACAACGACGTTAATTTGGTGGTCACCGAGACGGGCTGGCCTTCGAAAGGCGACTCGAACGAGATCGGCGCCAGCGTGGAAAACGCCGCCGCGTACAACGGAAACCTGGTACGCAGAGTGATCAGCGGCGGCGGGACGCCCCGAAGGCCCAAAGCAGAGCTCACCGTTTACCTCTTCGCCCTGTTCAACGAGAACCAGAAGAACGGGCCCACATCGGAGAGGAACTACGGTCTCTTTTACCCCAGCGAAGAGAAGGTCTACGACATCCCGTTTACGGCGGAGGGGTTGAAGCATTACCGGGACATCCGGTCACCGAGCGGCGGCCGGCAGAGGGGGTCGACGCCGGTGAGCGGCGGCAACGGAGGGCAGGTGTCGACGAGCTCGTCGGGGCAGACGTGGTGCGTGGCGCAGGCGGAGGCGGGAAAGGAACGGCTGCAGGCGGCTCTAGATTTCGCGTGCGGGGAGGGAGGGGCTGATTGCGTGGGAATCCAGCCTGGAGCCCCGTGTTACTATCCGAACACGCTTGAGGCTCACGCTTCGTACGCCTTCAATAGCTATTACCAGAAGAAACAGCGTGCGGGCGGCTCGTGCTACTTTGGCGGGACCGCGAACGTCGTATCTCAGCCACCCA AATTTGGGAAGTGTGCTTTGCCGACGGGATATTGA
- the LOC131149874 gene encoding glucan endo-1,3-beta-glucosidase isoform X1 — MERSTFSCFFLLLIFAFAATFADAGSIGVNYGRIANNLPSAVKVVKLLKSQGLERVKVYDTDPSVLKALSGSGIKVVVDLPNQLLYSTARRQSFANAWVQKNVAAFYPSTQIEAIAVGNEVFADPNNTTGFLMPAMRNIHSALVKQNLHSTIKVSSPIALSALQNSYPSSAGSFRPELIEPVFRPMLDFLRQTGSYLMVNAYPFFAYESNSDVISLDYALFRANPGVVDPGNGFRYFNLLDAQLDAVFAAMSALKYNDVNLVVTETGWPSKGDSNEIGASVENAAAYNGNLVRRVISGGGTPRRPKAELTVYLFALFNENQKNGPTSERNYGLFYPSEEKVYDIPFTAEGLKHYRDIRSPSGGRQRGSTPVSGGNGGQVSTSSSGQTWCVAQAEAGKERLQAALDFACGEGGADCVGIQPGAPCYYPNTLEAHASYAFNSYYQKKQRAGGSCYFGGTANVVSQPPSAYSISSPALYSILRRFYIYIYIYIYIYCLAHVKRESKVK; from the exons ATGGAGCGTTCCACATTCTCGTGCTTCTTCCTCCTCTTAATCTTCGCATTTGCAG ctacaTTTGCAGATGCGGGGTCTATTGGGGTGAACTACGGCCGGATCGCCAACAATCTGCCATCGGCGGTGAAGGTGGTGAAGCTGCTCAAGTCTCAGGGTCTGGAACGAGTCAAAGTCTACGACACCGACCCGTCCGTACTCAAGGCATTATCCGGATCCGGCATCAAAGTGGTGGTGGATCTACCCAACCAGCTTCTCTACTCCACTGCCAGGCGCCAGTCCTTCGCCAACGCCTGGGTCCAAAAGAACGTCGCCGCCTTCTACCCGTCGACCCAGATCGAGGCCATCGCCGTCGGCAACGAAGTGTTCGCGGACCCGAATAACACGACCGGGTTCCTCATGCCCGCCATGCGAAACATCCACTCTGCACTGGTCAAACAAAACCTTCACTCCACCATCAAAGTTTCCTCTCCCATTGCCTTGAGCGCCCTCCAGAACTCATACCCGTCTTCCGCCGGGTCGTTTCGACCCGAACTGATTGAACCCGTTTTCAGACCCATGCTGGACTTCCTCCGCCAAACCGGGTCGTATCTCATGGTCAACGCGTATCCGTTCTTCGCCTACGAATCCAACTCCGACGTCATCTCTCTGGACTACGCCCTGTTCCGGGCAAACCCCGGCGTAGTTGATCCAGGCAACGGGTTCCGGTACTTCAACCTCCTAGATGCCCAACTCGACGCCGTTTTCGCGGCCATGTCTGCTCTGAAGTACAACGACGTTAATTTGGTGGTCACCGAGACGGGCTGGCCTTCGAAAGGCGACTCGAACGAGATCGGCGCCAGCGTGGAAAACGCCGCCGCGTACAACGGAAACCTGGTACGCAGAGTGATCAGCGGCGGCGGGACGCCCCGAAGGCCCAAAGCAGAGCTCACCGTTTACCTCTTCGCCCTGTTCAACGAGAACCAGAAGAACGGGCCCACATCGGAGAGGAACTACGGTCTCTTTTACCCCAGCGAAGAGAAGGTCTACGACATCCCGTTTACGGCGGAGGGGTTGAAGCATTACCGGGACATCCGGTCACCGAGCGGCGGCCGGCAGAGGGGGTCGACGCCGGTGAGCGGCGGCAACGGAGGGCAGGTGTCGACGAGCTCGTCGGGGCAGACGTGGTGCGTGGCGCAGGCGGAGGCGGGAAAGGAACGGCTGCAGGCGGCTCTAGATTTCGCGTGCGGGGAGGGAGGGGCTGATTGCGTGGGAATCCAGCCTGGAGCCCCGTGTTACTATCCGAACACGCTTGAGGCTCACGCTTCGTACGCCTTCAATAGCTATTACCAGAAGAAACAGCGTGCGGGCGGCTCGTGCTACTTTGGCGGGACCGCGAACGTCGTATCTCAGCCACCCAGTGCGTATTCTATCTCTTCTCCCGCTTTATACTCTATCTTGCGCcgcttctatatatatatatatatatatatatatatatattgtttggcccATGTTAAAAGAGAATCCAAGGTAAAATAA